TCGCGATGGCAGCGTCAAATCGCAGCTAGCGGCGCCCGACATGCGAGTTCCGATTGGCTACGCGCTGAGTTATCCCAAGCGGTTGGGCGCGCCAAACTTCGCTCACGATAACGTTCTCAAGACGTTGGGTGCGAAAGACGGCGAAGCGACGTTATGCTACGAATTCGAAGCACCCGATTTCGACCGCTTTCCATGCATTCGCCTCGCCTACGAAGCACTGGCCGCCGGAGGAACTCAGCCCGCCGTCCTCTCGGCTGCAAACGAAGTCGCCGTTCACGCCTTTGTCGACGGCAAAATTGCATTTGGCCGAATTGCCGAGGTGATCGAGGGGGCGATGAATCGCGTTGCCTCGGGAGAGCTGAGCCTGCCTGGGGTAAGAAAAGCCGACGGCGAGGCGCGCAAAGCCGCCGGAGAGATAGTCGAAGCCATCGAAAGACCCAAACGTTGAATTTGCTAGCCGTCGTCACCCTCATAGGGGTCGAGAAGGTCGTCACCTTTTTGGTGATGCTCTCGGTCTTAATCGTGCTTCACGAGCTCGGGCATTTCGTGCTCGCGCGCCGCAACGGGGTGCGGGTCAATGAGTTTGCGGTCGGGTTTGGCCCAAAGGTCCTGGCCTGGACCAGTCCGCGGACCGGGACCCTGTACACGCTGCGGGCGTTGCCGATCGGCGGATTCTGCGCGATGGAGGGCGAGGACAACAAGATCTCCGAGGCCCAACAACAGCGCGACTTTCATGCCGGCGCGGAGCCGAGGGAGAATAACTTCCAAGCCAAACCGCCGTGGCGTCGTCTCGCCATCGTGCTCGCCGGTCCGCTCTCGAACTTTTTGCTCAGCTATGCAATCCTTCTCATCGGCGCGCTGGCATTCGGCGTGGCGAGCGAGAAGGCGAACCAAGCGGTTGTCGGTGAGATTCTGCCCCGCTCACCGGCGGCGATCGCCGGGATTCGCCCGGGCGATCGAATTGTGGCGATCGATAACGTTACCGTGACGTCAGGCAAAATGCTGGTCGATACGATCCATCGGGGCCTGGGTCGGCGGCTCGACCTTGTCTACGAACGTAACGGTATTCGAAGCGAAATCTACGTCGCGCCCCGACCCTGCCCCGCGCAGGTCGGCAAGAACTTCGGCTGCATCGGCTTTTCCCCCGTTCCCGCGTACGTGCGCGTTGGCTTTGGCGCGGCAATACAACAGAGCGCCGACGAATTCGTCGCGATCGCGAGCCAAACATTCGGCGGCATCGCCTTGCTCGCAACGCAGTTCGCGAAATACGCGCCCCAGATCGCCGGCCCGATCGGTATGGGTCAAGTGGCCGCGACGGTGCAAGATTGGGGATGGGGACCATACTTTTCACTCGCTGCGACCATCTCGTTTGCGCTCGGGCTCTTCAACTTATTGCCGATTCCGGCGCTCGATGGCGGGCGCGCAGCCTTTATC
This Candidatus Eremiobacterota bacterium DNA region includes the following protein-coding sequences:
- a CDS encoding site-2 protease family protein, with amino-acid sequence MNLLAVVTLIGVEKVVTFLVMLSVLIVLHELGHFVLARRNGVRVNEFAVGFGPKVLAWTSPRTGTLYTLRALPIGGFCAMEGEDNKISEAQQQRDFHAGAEPRENNFQAKPPWRRLAIVLAGPLSNFLLSYAILLIGALAFGVASEKANQAVVGEILPRSPAAIAGIRPGDRIVAIDNVTVTSGKMLVDTIHRGLGRRLDLVYERNGIRSEIYVAPRPCPAQVGKNFGCIGFSPVPAYVRVGFGAAIQQSADEFVAIASQTFGGIALLATQFAKYAPQIAGPIGMGQVAATVQDWGWGPYFSLAATISFALGLFNLLPIPALDGGRAAFIVAELIRGRPLDPEKEAMVHIAGFAALMALIVLVAFHDIARIVSGQGVM